One part of the Vicia villosa cultivar HV-30 ecotype Madison, WI linkage group LG6, Vvil1.0, whole genome shotgun sequence genome encodes these proteins:
- the LOC131614127 gene encoding protein FAR1-RELATED SEQUENCE 5-like codes for MDDIFGAGNRERTSGLEDVSTEVVDETGETIVDDISAEDGENIENIINIDSMEDILSMHQKRLSPHDIRKIQFSSLDMAYVFYNQYAKMNGFAVCKSKILRSKKGEIVSPPSLPLEGLEDVSTEVVDETGETIVDDISAEDGENIENIINIDSMEDILSMYQKRLSPHDTRKIQFSSLDMAYVFYNQYAKMNGFAHNHDLLDEEYHGMLASHQKMEDSDIMQMNDMLKVGIRPSQFYGSYANQSRGSGKIGFHRKDIYNQIGKQRLLQRCEGKNVLHYLHGLASDDPMMFYRHTVDGEDRLDNLFRFDGISQMNFKVFGDVLAFDATYGTNKYRCPLVVFFGVNNHNHNIIFGGAIVANEKEETYVWVLEQILEAMSGKSPISVITDGDLAMKKAIKKEFLNAYHWLCAWHLICNAMSNIGVPEFVS; via the exons ATGGATGACATATTTGGTGCAGGAAATAGAGAAAGAACATCG GGACTAGAAGATGTGTCAACGGAAGTGGTTGATGAAACAGGTGAGACTATTGTTGATGATATTAGTGCTGAGGATGgagaaaatattgaaaatattataaatattgatAGTATGGAGGATATTCTTAGTATGCACCAGAAAAGACTAAGTCCCCATGACATaagaaaaattcaattttcaaGTCTGGACATGGCTTATGTGTTCTACAACCAGTATGCTAAAATGAACGGGTTTGCAGTTTGCAAGAGCAAGATCCTTCGAAGCAAGAAAGGAGAAATAGTCTCGCCGCCGTCACTGCCACTTGAA GGACTAGAAGACGTGTCAACGGAAGTGGTTGATGAAACAGGTGAGACTATTGTTGATGATATTAGTGCTGAGGATGgagaaaatattgaaaatattataaatattgatAGTATGGAGGATATTCTTAGTATGTACCAGAAAAGACTAAGTCCCCATGACACaagaaaaattcaattttcaaGTCTGGACATGGCTTATGTGTTCTACAACCAGTATGCTAAAATGAACGGGTTTGCA CACAACCATGATCTTTTAGATGAAGAGTATCATGGAATGCTTGCTTCACATCAAAAAATGGAAGATTCAGATATAATGCAGATGAACGACATGTTGAAGGTCGGTATAAGACCGTCTCAATTCTATGGTTCTTATGCCAACCAATCAAGAGGGTCTGGAAAAATAGGGTTTCATAGGAAAGATATATATAATCAGATAGGAAAGCAACGCCTTTTGCAACGATGTGAAGGTAAAAATGTGTTACACTATCTACATGGACTGGCATCAGATGACCCGATGATGTTTTATCGCCACACTGTTGATGGAGAAGATAGGCTTGACAACCTTTTTAGGTTCGATGGTATAAGCCAAATGAATTTCAAAGTTTTTGGTGATGTTTTGGCATTTGATGCAACATATGGGACGAATAAATATCGTTGCCCCTTAGTGGTGTTTTTTGGAGTTAATAACCATAACCATAATATTATATTTGGCGGTGCTATTGTTgcaaatgaaaaagaagaaacatATGTGTGGGTTCTTGAACAGATTTTGGAAGCAATGTCAGGTAAGTCGCCTATATCTGTCATTACTGATGGCGATCTTGCAATGAAGAAAGCTATAAAAAAGGAGTTTCTGAATGCTTATCATTGGTTGTGTGCTTGGCATCTAATTTGCAATGCAATGTCTAACATTGGAGTTCCTGAATTTGTTAGTTAG
- the LOC131609303 gene encoding probable proteasome inhibitor gives MATDKSVLAVIRAARPTFRNQNDKIAFVVHSSFLASGYILTATGPLALSDTALSNSSNDEVSVDHWNELNDEYAFVYLNGEKGGKKVLVKCIVMNEKLLVHALSEGFPEPLHLEINVGDYSGEDGGSNFSQQFKNLDKLVKRIDADILSKLDGSSNASSSTKSSETSDKRRLETSEPVPGYGEPTGPYDHNPGFIIPPVGIGSGSDLFPGPAAGVYPSRGDHGFGGSMLVGPNDPRWFGGGGIGGGIGGGPAFPGGLPGVPPGARYDPIGPPGLPGFEPNRFARNPRRPGYDAHPDLQHFRRDTDSDYI, from the exons ATGGCAACTGACAAGTCGGTGCTCGCGGTTATCAGAGCCGCGAGACCAACCTTCCGCAATCAAAACGACAAAATCGCCTTTGTCGTCCACTCTTCTTTCCTCGCTTCCGGTTACATCCTCACCGCCACAGGTCCCCTTGCCCTCTCCGATACCGCGCTTTCCAACTCCTCTAATG ATGAGGTATCTGTTGATCATTGGAACGAGCTTAATGATGAGTATGCGTTTGTTTACTTGAATGGGGAGAAGGGTGGGAAGAAAGTGCTTGTTAAGTGTATTGTGATGAATGAGAAGTTGCTTGTTCATGCTTTGTCTGAAGGGTTTCCGGAGCCTCTACATCTTGAGATCAA TGTTGGGGACTACTCTGGAGAGGATGGAGGTAGCAATTTTTCTCAGCAGTTCAAGAATTTAGACAAGCTGGTGAAGAGAATAGATGCAGATATTTTATCAAAATTAGATGGTTCTTCCAATGCAAGCTCCTCAACTAAAAG CTCAGAAACCAGTGACAAAAGAAGATTAGAGACATCTGAACCTGTTCCTGGATATGGTGAACCTACTGGCCCTTACGATCATAACCCTGG ATTCATTATCCCTCCAGTTGGCATTGGTTCTGGTAGTGATCTTTTTCCAGGGCCTGCTGCCGGTGTGTATCCTTCAAG GGGTGATCATGGTTTTGGAGGCAGCATGCTCGTAGGGCCTAACGACCCTCGTTGGTTTGGTGGTGGTGGTATTGGTGGAGGTATTGGTGGAGGACCTGCCTTTCCTGGGGGATTACC ggGCGTTCCTCCCGGTGCTCGATATGATCCTATTGGACCTCCTGGTCTCCCTGGCTTTGAACCCAACAGATTTGCAAG GAATCCTAGAAGGCCAGGATATGATGCTCATCCAGATTTGCAACATTTCAGAAGAGATACTGATTCAGATTACATATAG